The Quercus robur chromosome 7, dhQueRobu3.1, whole genome shotgun sequence genome has a segment encoding these proteins:
- the LOC126691386 gene encoding uncharacterized protein LOC126691386 — translation MAAAMAELTRQNQELRMEINQRRQTREEREGGQTQGHGENTEIGSQLRGTTSRTVPHLKEEMDQMKKVMEEMKENMRRTNPIEDLVHRTDSPFTASINGHPLPSNFKLPSLDSAFPTTLKGPARVWFSKIPPSSVSSFEELSKLVVNNFIEGERHKRSSSSLLTIEQGENESLRSFITRFNREALSVDEVDDKLLLTAFHNGINSDLFIHKLYEKEPQTMAELVHSTQNFMNARDAIIAKKRKRAERMEAHPTRHSE, via the exons ATGGCGGCTGCAatggcggagttgactcgccaaaaccaagagttAAGAATGGAGATTAATCAGAGAAGACAAACACGTGAGGAGCGTGAAGGAGGACAAACACAGGGTCATGGTGAAAATACTGAAATTGGAAGTCAATTAAGAGGCACTACCTCACGGACGGTACCACACTTGAAAGAagagatggaccaaatgaagaaagtcatggaggaaatgaaagagaacatgAGGAGGACGAATCCTATAGAAGATTTGGTCCACAGAACTGATTCTccctttacggcttccatcaacggtcaTCCTCTACCATCAAATttcaagttgccttctctgGATTC agccttccctaccaccCTCAAAGGTCCGGCACGAGTCTGgttcagcaaaatacccccaagTTCTGTAAGTTCTTTCGAAGAGTTGAGCAAGTTGgttgttaacaatttcatcgAGGGAGAGAGACACAAGCGTTCCTCATCCAGCTTGTTGACCATAGAGCAAGGGGAGAATGAGAGTCTGCGGTCATTCATCACTCGCTTCAACAGAGAAGCCTTGAGTGTGGACGAGGTAGACGACAAGCTTCTATTGACGGCCTTCCATAATGGGATTAATTCTGATCTATTTATCCACAAGCTATATGAGAAAGAGCCTCAAACCATGGCTGAACTAGTCCATTCGACTCAAAACTTTATGAATGCAAGAGATGCgatcatagccaagaagaggaaaagagctgAAAGGATGGAAGCGCACCCAACACGCCACTCAGAATAA